In Hemicordylus capensis ecotype Gifberg chromosome 4, rHemCap1.1.pri, whole genome shotgun sequence, the genomic window GGGGCTCTTGAACCCACAACCCGCGGAGGCAATGCAGGCACGTGGCCCGAGGCGtgcagctgccgccgccgggcccctTGGCCGCGTCTGGGAGGTGGCTGTTGGGCGGCGGTGGGGtggcccccctgctgctgctgctgctgctgctccccccccccgggctgcCTTCGGAGGAGAGCCCaggagtggctgttgctgctgccgggACTGGCTGAAGCAGCCGCCtgcggccccccccccgccgctccggagccagggcaggcaggcaggcagcgcctCCTCGAGGGGGGGCGAGCGGGGCTTGCAGGTCCCGGCCAGCAGAGGGctccctccctcgctcgctcCCACCAGAGCAGCCCGCCGCGGCCGGATCAGGCCCCTTGCTGGCTAGCCCGATGCTGGGCTGGCCGGTGGCCTGTGCCTGcgtgggtgccccccccccggcacccgGGCAGCAAAGCCACCCCCCGCGCACACACATCCTCCTCCGGAGTGGCTGTCACACTCCGTCCCTGTATATGACCCTCCCTTGTCTGTTTCTAGTGGGCGGGggcggcagccgcagcagcagcatcactggcTCCGGAGGAAGAGCGGGGCCGAGATCTCACCGTCATCATCGTCATCCCAACTCTCTCCCtcacgcaacacacacacacacacaggcaggcagcagcgtcTGCACCTTCTGAAACCAGCTGCAAAGGAGAACTCCAGTTAGGGCATGGGAGGGAAGCCTTTGGCTTGGCAGAGCTCGACACTGCAAGCGGGCCCAGGGCCCCCTCCCCGTTCCCGGGAAGGGGACAAGCCGGTTGCAAAGGAGAGCAGGCGGCCACCCGGCCAGGGAGGGAAGCCACCCGAGGCCCAGGAAAGCCGGGAAGGGGGCTGCGGGGGGGCCGGGCAGCGCTGGAGACGCAGCCTCAAGAACTTGCCGCCCTCGCATCCCTGTAGGGCccagcaccgcccccccccccgccccggccagcAGCACCTGCTCCTGCCGACTGCAGTGACTCTGcattggcgggcgggggggcagagTGGGCACCACTCCCGTTGCCTGGGGTGGAACTAGCCTGCGGCTTGTGCGTGGTGGGCCGGGCGAGCTGATGGTGAGGCTGAAGGGAGCGGGACTCCGCCGTGACTCGGGGCCGGCTCCTCCGCAGCCGCAGCCTTCCTCCTGTGGGTGGCCGTCCTGCCCGGGCAGGAGCCGGGGGGAGCTgcgtttgtggggtggggggagggtctgcTGCTGGTCTCTTCAGCTCCTAGTCACACATTCCGTGCGTCTGCCCCGAGGCGctctctcttccccctggacttcggggccaaggtCCAAGGCCGCCTCCACACCCCCGGGGGCCCCCAggccctctttagtctgtccagggtggcGTGCTTGCTGGGCCGTGCTGCTGGCCCCCCCTGCGCTGGCCAGGGGGTCCAGTGGGACTGTGGCCTGCGCCAGgcggccaagcatgacctctgctttagaggccggggcggggcggggggggcgagtggggaaagaaagacgtccggggggggggcctggccACGAGCTCCCAAGAGCCTAAGCAAACTCTTCAGAGTCGTTGCAGGCAGCAAAGAAAGGCTGGCTGAAATAAGGCAAGTGCCCATAGCATGCATTTGCAACTTAGAGCATTCATCAGACTCCGTGATCAGAGGGCCAGAAGGCTTTTTATAATGATGATAAGCGAGAGATCCTTGATTACTGCTATGCAACAGGCAATTCCATTATTTCCTTCAGGGTCTAGGGAAATGGGACTTCGCTTTGTATGCAAAAGATATTCCGTACACAAATGCTGCAAACCACAGTTTCCAACAGAGGAGCCCTTTCAGTTGCCAAAGTGCAGTGACAAAGATGGTCCACAAATTAATTGAGGATTTGGGATGGCGGAGTAGACCTGAGTGAGTGACAGAGTGACACCCTctgggggcccagcccctttcaTGTCCCAAGGCCTTTTCAGGCTTCTGTGGCGTCTGCTTTGGCTGTTCACTTTTTCTCATCCAGCTGCGGGTGCTAGTCCAGACACAGGAGGCAAGTGGGTCCCGCTCTGGTGGGCCAGAAAGCtgtttccaggggcgtaactatcatagggcgaggggaggcagttgtctgggggcccactgccttgggggccccccagaggcaagtcacatgactgactcccccagccgcgcacccgcccgggctcccttcagttgtattcatcctccgaaactgatgtgagtgtgaagacctggagcgaccagaacagcaggtccaCCACTgacaaaaccttttgaaaaatcATTGAGGatgctgttctattgtggcacataggtgacggcctccctccctcctgcttgctcCGGTGGCTGGCTTGGCTGGGGCTCTTCCCCttggctgctcatctgctggaCTGGACTGCATCACACGCTTGTTGGGAACTGGTATTTTGAAACTGGTATTCTCCAACATGATCCGTCCACCAGTTTCACGTCTAAAAATACTTTTGTTGGCATGAGCTAGCCCAAAAGACAATGACAGGGTAAAGCATCGTTGAACTCCTCATTCATTTATTACTGTcatcaccgccaccaccaccaccaccactgatacTTAGTGGCTTGCCACGCTCCACGCCTGGGAAGAGGTGGTATAGCCACCTTAGAGAAGACTCCCCATGGCCAGTGGACCAGGCCTGGCCTCCCGCCTTGGCTGCCACCCCCCAGGGAcaggccaggaagggaagctgTGCAGAGGCCTCTTCACCATCATGCCCCCCAGTCCTTGTCCGTTTCACGCGTGGTCAGCCCCTCGTGGCCAAGGGGCCCCACTGACAGGCCAGGTGCAGCCGAGATCCGCTCTGGGCACACGGACTAGCACTCCAAAACAGGCCTCCGGCCAAGAAGCCGGTCAGAGGCAGGACCGCCCCGGGAGCAGCGTTTCCTGGCAGCCACCAGAGAGCCCGTTGCTTTGGAGGGGGCCTCTCCCACCGCCAGAAGCCAGGCACAGGCCGGCAGGGCAGCACCTGGCTCACCACCGGGAGGGCCGGACAGGGCAGGCGGGAGCCAGGCTGGCGGTTGGCCAGGAGAGGCGGCAGGCCCACAAGGCACCCGACTAGGGAGCCTCCAGGCCGGCAGCCGCGGGTGGCTGGGGGGGGCGGAGGGTTGGTGGCCAGTGGCTGACCGGtcctcaggaggaggaagtgggggctCCCTCACTGGGGGAAGGGCTTCTGCTTCGCTGGTGCATGATTTGGCCCTGGGCTGCTTCCTCATGCCCAGTTGGGGACCAGCTGTGCCCCAGCCAAAGCCCTGCCATTCAAGAGCCAATGTGGGGGCCACTCCAGCTGGGGAGCGGGGCTGGGGGTGGTGCCCCCTTTGCATGGCTTGGCGCAGTGGAGGGCTGTTTGGGGCCAGGGGCCAGGCCTTTCTGGGCCAGAGATTCCAACAAGCTCAGAAGAAGGAGAGAAACTCATCTGGCCAGGCGTGGAGCTGGTGAAAGGGCTCCGATCTGCTGGGTCCCTGACGTGTGTGGGTGGGTCTGGGAGGGGGGTGTCccttatcccccccccgccccactcagcCTGCACAGAGAAGGTGTCCACAAGAGCAAAAGCCATCTGGTCCCAAGCTCAAGGTCAGGAGCCCTttgatgcacgcacacacacttattttggggggtggggctgtagctcagggtatgctttgcctgcagaagggcccaggttccatccctggcggcagcatctccaggtaggggggGAGGCGGGAagcctgcctgaacccttggagagctgctgccagtcagtgtagaaaacacTGCGCTCAACGGGCCAAGGGTCTGAGTCGGGAGGAAGCCGCTTCCTCTGTGCTAGATGTGTATGTCTCTGGTTCCCCCAAGAGAGTCTCCTCTGTGCAGGCTGGGGGGGCTCCCTCGGGTGTGCTGCttgctggtgggagggagggagagtgggagaggaacagcagccgccgccgcattTCCTCCCCGCTCTGCTTCCCATGTATCATGTGTGGCCAATGGGGGCTCCAATTGATGGCCAGTCCAGCCGGGTGGTGCGCTGGGCCTCTCCCTTCTTCCGGCCCCTGAGGCCTGTTCCCTGCCAACGGGTTTCTACAAAGCCGACCCGGGTGGTCCCTtgggtctccccctcccccttgcttggcctcccctcccctcccctcctcccggTGGTCTCCCGTGGGTGCTTTGCTGGTGTCCTTGCAGCTCAGCACCCGGGGCCAGCTGCTCTGCTTGCCGGAACCTGCCCCTGAGCTGGGCTACTCTTGCTTCTGCTCAGGCCCCTGGACGACCGTGGTGGTCATGGTGATCTCACTGAAGGTCACACTTCCGGCCCGGTGAGCTTCTTGTTCCTGAGAATAGAGGAGGTCGTGCATGGAGGCCCTCGGGGCCTGGGTGGGCCCAAACATCACGTGGGAGGCGTCGGGGTGCAGCAGACTGAAGAGGTGTGGGGTGCCTGGGGTGCTTCTCTGCTTGTGGGCCTCCAGGATGAGAGCGGTGAGGATGGCGGCCACTTCCTGGCTCTCCAGCTCGCCCAGGACATACCTTCTCAGGAGGCCCTGCCTCTTGGTCTCAGGGACATAggcagagaagagcaggtcccACATCGAGACCCGCCGGCCTTGGAATTCGCCCAGGGGGAACTCAAAGGTGAGCACCTCCGTGGTGTCGGCCTTGGAGAGgctcccagcttcttccaccattCTGGGGTCTCGGCTGCTGGGCAGGCTGACGGGCCGGACCTCTTTAGCCTTCTCTTCCCCTACTTTGGTAACAATAGCTGTGACCACTTTTTCCATTTGGTCAGCCGAGAGAATCCCAATTCTGTACAGCTTCAAgatctccttcctcttcttctctgggAAGTACTTGGAGTGGAGCAGATCCCACACGGAGACCTTCCGCCCACAGAACTCACCCACAGGAACCTCCACCATCCTGGACTTCAAGACCTTGTCCTTCTCGTCCTGCTCCtcatcgtcatcgtcatcgtcatcgtcatcatcatcatcactggcaTCGTCATtgtcagcctcctcctcctccaatgagGCTGTGACCGAAGTGGGCATTTCTTCAGTTGTGGGGGATGTGCCAGTTCCAGTCACCGTCTGCTCCAGGAAGTGGAAAAGGTCATGCAGTGAGGCCAGGATGGTGAGCATGGAGGCCAACTCCTGGACGCTGAACCTGCCCTCACGGTACTTCTCCAGGAGCTCTTCCCTTTTGTCCCTTGCGATGTACTGAGAGAAGAGGAGGTCCCACACGGTCAGCTGCTGGCCTTGGAACTTCCCAGCAGGCAACGTGACGATTTGGGACTTCAGCAACTCATCTCTGTGTTTGCCAGGAAGACAGTCTGCAGCCTTGACTTCCCTGGATCCGGACGCCTCTGGAGTCCGGCGTTTTGTGGTAACTGTGAACTTCCTTTTACTTGCTTCAGCTTTTTCCAGGGTGCCACTAACAGCTGCTATCATCTGTTCGGTGCTGAGCGCCCCTTCCCGGTACATCCCCAGCAGCTCCTGCCTCTTCTCTGGAGGAAAATGTTTGGAAAAGAGAAGCTCCAGCACAGGGACGTTTTGCCCCTTAAACTCACCGGAGGCCACTGGGATCTGTATTGCCTTCAAGGcctccctcagctgtgcctcctgAGGGTCGAAGCGTCCCCCTACCGCCGCCTCGGAGGCACCCACCTCCTGGCCCGTGCGGGCGGCATGGCTCAGCTCCTTGGCCTTCTCCTCCTCTATCTGGGAGATCATGCCAGTGACCACGGTCTCCATCTGGTCAAGGGTGAGGATGCCGGACTTGTACAGCTTCAGcagctccttcctcttccccttggggATGTCCTTGGAGTGGAGCAGGTCCCACACGGAGACCTTCCGTCCGTGGAACTCTCCGACGGGGACCGTGACCATCCGCGACttcagggccttctccatttctTCCTTCTCCGAGGCGCGTTTgtgcctctccttctcctggcagccTTCTCTTTGGGCTTCCCTCTCAGTGACCGTGCCGATGAGGATTTGGGTGATGTCCTGAAGGGTGAGGGTGCCGGCCTTGAGCTGCCTGAGGAGCTCCTGCCTCTTGTGTGTCGGGACGcacctggagaagaggaggtCCCACATGGAGAGCTCTTGGCCTTGGAAAAGCCCCGCGTGGACCGTGGTGGTGGCCGACTGCAAGGCCCTGCGCAGGCTCTCATCCAGCTGGACAGCTCCCTTCTCCAGCACCGGGAACATCAGCAGGCCAGTCACGGGATCCGGGACACA contains:
- the LOC128323267 gene encoding epiplakin-like; protein product: MLAEPPLISRPQADEILSSPQESRIPGHIGRAPISLAAPGEPPSDFRGNPGHQTAAPLKTATKNGGPFSTDCNASVSPTPKKATAKRKHTEPTPTIVIDQDHSSEQSDYDRDLSLEPIPDPDSDTTPTQNEGDWSDAEEGDPLRQQKPKRLLEQATPILQGRRRLQASHVLVKTDNTTAKAYINQQGGTHSCSLHQEAIFLLTWAEEHLESIIAHHIKGELNVVADWLSHIDVSPGEWSLHPRIFHQIMDRMGVPVLDLFATPSNAKLPRFMSSFHSQGAAAVDAMSAQWPEGLLYDFPLTPLLARILCRIRLLRAENWGGVILLGLRQACLSFYPVKSVLPWSSWRRRTHRDVPGFSNQKEPSGALPRHRGSIRPQRLPGQTCTPAMPHDKPLATGGADGAPMMQVREEPHWPFPCATDLREDHVIAGVLREPSKERLSLQRAMQKGLLTHSTGLALLEHQAASGYIVDFAKNRMLSVRDATNAGLVGREHFNTLFVAEKAVTGYTDPFSGNKISLFQAMKKGLIVKDHGIRLLEAQVATGGLIHPLHSHRLPVEQAYKWGYLDAEICKLLSDPTSHTKRCFDPNARETLSYLQLLHRCVPDPVTGLLMFPVLEKGAVQLDESLRRALQSATTTVHAGLFQGQELSMWDLLFSRCVPTHKRQELLRQLKAGTLTLQDITQILIGTVTEREAQREGCQEKERHKRASEKEEMEKALKSRMVTVPVGEFHGRKVSVWDLLHSKDIPKGKRKELLKLYKSGILTLDQMETVVTGMISQIEEEKAKELSHAARTGQEVGASEAAVGGRFDPQEAQLREALKAIQIPVASGEFKGQNVPVLELLFSKHFPPEKRQELLGMYREGALSTEQMIAAVSGTLEKAEASKRKFTVTTKRRTPEASGSREVKAADCLPGKHRDELLKSQIVTLPAGKFQGQQLTVWDLLFSQYIARDKREELLEKYREGRFSVQELASMLTILASLHDLFHFLEQTVTGTGTSPTTEEMPTSVTASLEEEEADNDDASDDDDDDDDDDDDEEQDEKDKVLKSRMVEVPVGEFCGRKVSVWDLLHSKYFPEKKRKEILKLYRIGILSADQMEKVVTAIVTKVGEEKAKEVRPVSLPSSRDPRMVEEAGSLSKADTTEVLTFEFPLGEFQGRRVSMWDLLFSAYVPETKRQGLLRRYVLGELESQEVAAILTALILEAHKQRSTPGTPHLFSLLHPDASHVMFGPTQAPRASMHDLLYSQEQEAHRAGSVTFSEITMTTTVVQGPEQKQE